From a single Xiphophorus maculatus strain JP 163 A chromosome 5, X_maculatus-5.0-male, whole genome shotgun sequence genomic region:
- the apela gene encoding apelin receptor early endogenous ligand — protein sequence MKVFNLLYLLVLLTALVAPVFSVRPDFLNLRRKYHRHHCPHRRCMPLHSRVPFP from the exons aTGAAGGTTTTCAACTTGCTGTACTTGTTGGTGCTGCTCACAGCGTTGGTGGCTCCCGTGTTTTCAGTCAGACCAG ACTTTCTGAACCTGAGGAGAAAATACCACAGACACCATTGTCCACACAGACGCTGCATGCCTCTTCACTCCAGAGTCCCGTTCCCCTGA